A stretch of DNA from Virgibacillus proomii:
TTTTGTATGTTTAATATTTGGCTAGTTTCAACCAAAGGCCATTTTTCGATAATTTCCTTTTCTCTATCACCATCAATTACAATCACTGCTTCTGAAGTATCTTTTGATATCTCTATCGCTTTTGGTGATTGAAAGCTTGTTGATCTAAACGTTTGACTCATTTTACTTTCGTCTGCATTCCAAATGGTAGCATCAATTTGGAGAGACATTAACATATCAAATAATTGCATATAATTGGTATTAACATATTCCACATTTCTATGTTCAAATTCTGCAAATGTCAACTTCATTTGGTCTGGAGATTCCATATCAACGCCAATTTTCATTCCATCCTGAACCTTACTTTGGTTTGGATCAGCCAAAAAAATTTTATGAGTAGAAACGTAACTATTAGCACCAAATTCCTTGAAGACTTTTAGATTAGAATATTTAGATAGTACGCTTTTTGCTGTCAATTTTGAAACAATCGCAAAATCACTTCTTTTAGTTCGCACAGTCTCTATTCGATTTAAATCGCCTCTCATGTACATTAAGTTTACTTTCTTTCCTGCTGATTCAAACACTTCTACTAAGCCTGTAGCTAAACCTTCATATTTTCTAGAGTATGGCAGTGGCATTGACCCAGCTAAAGGTGCAATTCCTGCAATCTCTAGTAATAAATCATTATCTTTATTTGTTAAGAATGTACCAAGATGACCTCGAGCTTCTAACTTAATTGCTCTTAATTCTTCTAATAAACTAAGTGCACTCTGTACAGTTCCTCTACCTATTGATAATTTTTTACTATAATCAGAAACTCGCGGTATTTTATTTCCTGTTTCTAATTGTATTAACTCCTTGGCAATATTTTTAGCAGTTAGCCCATTTTTAGAGTAAAACTTTTCCCACATTATTATCATCCTTAAATCAATATACTATATTTTGTATAATTATATTATAACGTTTTCATTTATCTTTGCAACCGTTTATATGATAATTTTAATTATTTATTTCTTCAAAACCATCGGTTAGTAAAATGTAAATCTGTCAACTTCTTTTCCTGATGTAAAAAAATACCTTTTCCAAACAGCGGGAAGTGAAATGCTTCTTCTAATTTTTTGGCAAAAACAATGCTTTTTAGCATTTTCAAAACCTTTTTTAGCAATGATTAATAAACCAGTTGCCAAGTTATTTGTTGGAACCGTAATAGCAGTTGTTTGATAAATATTTGCAGAGCGCACTAAATATTTTCCACTATTCTCAGTAATTTTTTCGCCTACTTTTCCAAAATTCCGAGCTATTGTTTCTCCGTATCCAAAAACATCTATAGGCCCTTCACAGGTTATAATTAATTCCTGCTTATTTTTTTCTAGAATGCCCTGAATTAACTTCATTCCAATTTTTCGATCTTCTATTCCGGTCATATCTACTTCTCTACAATCGAACAGTCTTTGATCAATTTTTGACAGCAATGCATTACTTTGTCATTCATATCCACTTACTGGGCAATTTACTGTACTTTTCTTTGGGATTACTATGCTTAACTTTTCGACCATATTTCCAGTAAGCTTTTTGGCTGTTATAACCCCCCATTATGTTATTCAGCATAGATATGTTCTTTGCAATAACGCCCACACTCGCATTAAATTCAATTCCATCTGTTGAAATGCTTTTGTTCTTCGTAAATAAAGTGAAACTTCATTCAGTTGGAGTTTTTTTTCATCTCCTACTGAATGTTAGTACCGCAAGGGTATGACCTAAAGGCCCTTAAACGAATCGAGCATTTAGGTGCCGTAAGAATCCCACTTCAAGACCTGAGTTGATACAACAGGGTCTAAGTGGGAGATAACGGCACCTTACATGCAAGCCCAGCTCCTATTACAGAAGGCAATTGACAGCTCATAGGTGCAAGAACCACCGCCATCTGTTCCTATGGCAAAGTCGTTTAATCCTCTTAAAATATTTATCGGACTACCACTAGTAGATCCTGTCATTTCTCTGTAGGTTATAGGGTTATTCAAATCAGGATCAATAGCTCTTCCAAGATGGGCTGCTTTATCTATTGTTAAGAACACCATTTGTGATTTTCAGAGTTAATCTAACCAACACTTGCTTTGGTATTTAATTTGTGTCTTTAATTCCGTAAAACAATAATGGATGTTTATCCTTTACGCGTAATTTTAAAGATGGGTTTAACGTAACAACGGATCTGCCTATTTCTCTCTCAGCTAAAATCATTCTTTTCTTAATTGTCACTACATAACCTTCCAATCCTATTTGATTCTTAATCCAAAATACAAAATATAGTATATGTACATATTGTAACGTTTTCAAAAAATCTTCAAGTTACGTTTTACTATTTCGCATAAATGTAAATCTGCTCTATATTATGTATAATAACAATACTTCCTAGCAGATTCATACATATTCTGGATATTATTGCATAATTGTCTTATGCAAACTTCATAATAAGTATAATTATATATCTAGCCTTACAACAATGTAACCTAATTGTAATTTACGTTCGACAAATATAGTAGTAAAATAGTGAATAGTTAGGTTTTTAATGAGGTGTATTTATGTCGAAAAACCGTGAAAATATATATAGAGTGAGGAATCATAAGAAAAAAAAGCGTAAAAAACGCTTGCTTTTTTTAATCATTCCATTATCCCTTCTTTTAATTGGGGCTGCTTCCTATGGAATTTATGTATATAACACTGCTCAAGAAGCAGCTGATGATTCTTATGAAGGAATAGGAAGAAATGGTGAAAAATCTAAATTAAGAGACGAAGCAGTCACTCCTATTGAGGATAATGTTTCTGTCCTTATCATCGGCGTAGACGACACCGTAAAACGTGATTTTAAAGGGAAAAGTCGATCTGATGCACTAATGCTTGCCACCTTTAACAAACAACAGAAAGATGTAAATATTTTAAGTATCCCTAGAGATTCGTATGTAAATGTACCCGACTATGGTTTTACAAAGATTAACCATGCCTACTTTTATGGCGGACCAAAAAAAACAATAGAAACAGTTGAAAACTTTTTAAATGTACCTGTTGATTATTATGTACGTCTGAATTTTGAAGCTTTTATTGAAATTATTGATACAATTGGCGGAATTCAATATGATGTACCGTTTGCGATAAATGAATTGGATTCTAACGATAATCCAAATGCCGTCCAATTAAATCCCGGATATCAGACATTAAATGGCGAAGAAGCATTAGCATTAGCTAGAACAAGAAAGTACGATAGCAAAGAAGCTGCCACAGCTTCTTCGATATTAAAAGTAGATGAACTAATTAAAGCTGTTGGTGATAACATGAGCACCAATTTATCCTTCAATGAAATGAAAAGCTTCATTAGTTATGGTTTAAATAACAGTTTGGCAATAAACACGATAAATTTAGAAGGAACAGGAACCAAATTAAATGACGGATTATGGTATTATCAGGTAGACGAACAAAGTAGGAGTGCAGCGGAGAATCAATTAAGAGATCACCTTAATTTTCAAACAACCACTCCTAATGGGCAAGAATATACGCAAGAAACTAGTGAAAATTTGTAATTTCATATTAGAAAAACCTGGCTTTCCGCCAAGTCTTTATGGCGAAAGCTATCGTTTTTCTTATACTATAAAACCTAAAGTTTTATAGTATAAGAAAAAAATTATCTAAATTTCACCATAAAATGTATGATATTGTCTAAATATAAAAGTCAACCCTAGACAAGCGGTTAAACCTATAAAATTACGGTTTTCTATTCCTTCGTTTTCCTAGACATTTCTTAAATCTGCAGATATGTTATTTACTAATATGGTTATTCATAGTAAGATTAATTATATTGAAACCTTACCATGTCTATAATTCGACAAAAATCTACAATTCGATATCTAATTTTTTAAGGATGGAGTCCGATGTCAAAAATGCCTACACAAACCAGGATAGTAAAAAGAAAAAAAAGAAAGTTAAGGAAAAGGGCGTATTTTATATTAATTCCACTAATCCTTGGATTTTTTTCGGTAGTAATTTACGCTTCATATTTATATATTAAAGCAGATAGTGTCTTGTCAAATTCTTATGAAGATGATGGGATGGATAAGTCTGCTCTTAGAGAATCAACAGTAGATCCATCAGTAGATAATGTTTCTGTGCTCATTATGGGAGTTGACTCTAGCGATCTGCGAAAAAATGAAGATAACGCTAGAACAGATACTTTAATGGTAGCTACTTTAAACAAAAAAGACAAAAGTATAAAATTAGTCAGTATCCCACGTGATTCGTATGTCTATATTCCAGAGGTTGGATATGAGAGTAAAATAAATCATGCTCATGCCTATGGAGGAACTCAGGCCACTAGAGAAACAGTAGAAAGGTTATTAGATATACCTATTGACTATTATGTAAAAGTAAATTTTGAAGCTTTTATTGAGGTAGTCGATGCAGTAAATGGTATAACCGTTGACGTTCCATATGAACTAAGAGAACAAAATTCAAAAGATCAAGCTAATGCTGTTCACCTTCTACCGGGCAAACAAGAATTAAACGGTGAAGAAGCTCTAGCCCTAGCTCGAACTCGTAAGCTCGATAATGATATTGAGCGCGGAAAAAGGCAACAGGAAATTATTAAAGCTATAGTAAAAAAAGCCGTTTCGGTTAATTCAGTATTGAAATATGATGATATTCTAGAAGCTATCGGTAGCAATATGACAACGAATATGACTTTTAGTGAAATGAAAAGTTTCATTGCTTATGGTACAGAAGGAAAACGTCTTGACTTTGAAACCTATACACTTGAAGGAGCAGATTATCAGCAAAACGGATCTTATTACTGGCAGCTTGATGATACTGCCTTAAGTGAAACTCAAAATATGCTTAAACGTCATCTTGATATTCAATAAAAGCCACACATATGTGTACAAAATTCACGGTTACTGTGTGTCGATATGAGAAAACAAAAATTAATAAGATAAAGATATAAGAAAATCGTACATTCCCATTTTATTTTTACTTTCTAAAAAGATAAAAGTTTAAGGTTCGTTAATCTTTGGTTTTATAAGTCAAAGATTAACGAACCTATTTTTATTTACAGAAAAGTTATTTATGTTCTAACATTGTTCTTACCTTTAAAGCTTCTAACTACTTGAGCTGGACTTTACAATTTATGTTTTAATGCTTTTAAAAAATTGGTCAATGGCTTATAATTGCTACTAATCAACTCGAGATTTTCAATTAGCAATTGCAGGGACACCATTGAAATAACAAAAATAACTATTCCCCCCCACAATGTTGCCATTGAAAATAAAATACCGGCAGCGCTGAACATAGTGCTTAGTGCATAAATTAATAATACTGTCTGCTTATGCGAAAAACCCATCTGCAATAATCGATGATGCAAATGAGAACTGTCTGGGCTTGATAATGGTTGACTATTCACATACCTTCTTACCATTGCAATTAATGTATCCGATATAGGTACAGCCAGGATAAATACTGGAATAAGAAAAGAGACAATCGTTACACTTTTAAAACCTAATAATGCCAACACCGAAATCATGTAACCCAAAAATAAAGATCCCGTATCTCCCATAAATATTTTTGCGGGGAAAAAATTATATCGCAAAAACCCAAGTGTACTAAAAAATAGCACGAACGCGAGAGTAACTACGTATACATTTCCCATACTTACCGCTATTCCGGCAATTGTAAACAAAGCTATTGCAGATACTCCTGCAGCAAGCCCGTCTAGTCCATCAATTAAATTCATTGCATTGGTAACGCCTACAATCCAAAATATGGTTATTACTGAACTCAGTAGCCCAAATTCAATCTGTCCCCCAAAAGGAAGGTTAACAAATTCCACCTGTAATCCTCCCCCAAAAACGACAAATGAAGCTATAAAAATTTGAGCAACAAACTTGAATTTTGGCGGTAAATCAAAAATATCATCAAGGAACCCTAAAATAATAACTAATGTTGCCCCTAACATAATGGCTAGATGATAATCACTTTGGGGTTGTAAGATGGTTATTCCCAATAAAAAACTTATAAATATACTCAACCCACCTAAAGTAGGAACAGGGTCTTTATGAACTTTTCTGTTATTCGGCCTATCTTTAACATCCAAGAATTTTGAAATTGCTATAATAAAAGGGGGTATAATAAGCGAAAATAACAGGGTTACTCCGGCGAGCAAAGCTATTTTTAGCATAGAGCCTACCTCATCCCCTATCATATAAAATATCAATTTTAGATCCGATAAACATGGCAAATATTATCATCAAAATTTCGGATAAAAAACTTATCCTCAATAGTAGTAATGTACCCTTATATTTAATAAAAATGTACGAATAGTTTCATCTAAAAATTTCCAGTAATTATATAAAATAATCGCCAGCATCATTGTCTTTTCAAGATAATTTTTGTGAAAAATAAGTACTCAATAAAGACACCTATCCATTTGATCAATATTTTACATTTAATGTACTGATATCATTTGTTTTATTTTTTTATTTATTTATGTATTCAAAGCGATGAAAACAAATATAAATGATGTATTCATCAACCAACACGTAATGCCAAGATAGACTTGTTATTTTTGTTTCCAGTTGAATAAGTAATTAAACGATATATGATGAGCGTGATATAAAGCTTGTTTCACATATACTATTAAAAAGCTATCTTTTTTCTTATACTATAAACCATAAATACCTTAACATATAAAGAAAATCAAGCAATGAATTTCGAGAATTCAATTGCTTGATTTTGGGTAATTTAAATGAAGTATAAACACGAATACTTCAGTTTTTATATTACTCTATAAGGATTTGATGTTTATTCCATAAGTTATACTCCAAGACAAAAAATTATAATTGAAGAGATTTAAGGGCTTCCTGCTGTTTTTTATACGCCTCATCTCGATAGGCTTTTTTCTCCTGCTTGGACATCTTTCTATAATCTTTTAAAAACTTCTCATATTTTGGTAAAACATCTTCCACGGAACCAAAATCTTTCACCATACCGTACTCCAACCACAATATTTTTTCACAAAACTGCCTCATTTGTCCTATAGAATGACTAACAAAAATCATTGTTTTTCCTTTTTCTTTAAATTCCATCATTTTGTTTAAACTTTTTTCAGCAAATGCCTTATCTCCTACTGATAGGGCTTCGTCTATAATCAAAATATCAGGATCAACATTAACGGAAATAGCAAAACCAAGTCTTGACCTCATTCCACTGGAATATGACTTAACAGGTTGATCGATAAACTCTTCTAATTCTGCGAACTCAATAATTTCTGGTTCTAATTTTCTTATTTCTCCTTTATTAAAACCTAACATAAGTAACTTTAATTCAATATTATCTCTTCCTGTCAAGTCATTTTTTAATCCTGCGGCTACCGCAATAAGAGATGCCTGTCCATTTATTTCTACACTACCTGTTGTTTCCGGAACAATACCGGCAATGATATTTGATAAGGTAGACTTTCCTGATCCATTTATACCTACAAATCCAATAATGTCTCCTTTTTCAGCCTCAAAGCTGACATCAGCTAGCGCATAAAAATCTTTACCGTAGCTTTTAGGCATAATTAAATCTAGTAAACGTTCCTTCGCATCTTTATATAATTTATATTTTTTTGATAGATTCTTTGCAATAATAGCTTTCTCCATTTTCATCACAAGCCTTTATAAGTAGTCAATAAAATGCCTACGGAATTTCACATGTAACATAGATCCAAATAGGAATAGTACAATTACAATTCCCCAAAAAATTAAAGTATACTCCCAATGAGTAATAAAATGCCATTCAGTGCCAAACAGTGCAGCTCGATAACCTTCAATCAAATAATAAAGTGGATTTAACTGCAAAATCTTAAATATATCAGGGAATTGGTTGGCTAATAACGATAACGGCCATAACAGACCAGATAAGTATAAAAGCATTCTTAATGCTGAGTTTAATAACATATGCACATCCCTAATAATTGTTGATAGTGTTGAAGTAATTAATGAAAGTGAAAATATCAGGGATAAGGCTGCAATTATATAGTAGATTAACTGTAAATAATAAATAGATACAAGGTATCCACTCAAATTTAAAATAACAATAGATATAGCTAGCATGATTAAATGAATGTAAAATTGAGAAAAGATAACATAACCTGGTATAATACTCATTGGAAAGTTCATCTTTGATAGCATTTTTAATCGAGTATAAATGGATTTAGAACCTTGTATTATACCTTGGTAAAAAAATGTCCAAAGGAAAAAAGCTGCCAATAACCAACTAAAAAATTCTATTTCTTCTCCATTCATAATAATCGGCTTTCTAGACCTAAGGGTAGCAAAAACAAACCAATAAATAGCTATCTGTATTGACGGATTTAATACTTCCCATAGTATTCCTAAATAGTTACTCTTATTATTACTTCTTAGTTCATACATGGAAAGTCTTCTTACTAAATAAAAATGATCTACTTGTTCTTTTATAACCTTTAATGCAGATTTCATCTATATAAACCCTTTCAAGTATAAAATATACTTTCTCTAACGCTATTAAATTATACAAGCAAAAGTAATAAAATACAATTAAATTTATAGATATAAAAATCAGACCCGTGCTCTTAAGGCCTGATTTTTATATCTATTTCAGAAATACTTCATTTACTACTCGTTCACTAGCACTGCCATCTTCTAAGTAACAAAATTTCCGATAGAATTCTTCTGTATTTGTGGAAGGCTTAAATCCTTGCCTTTCTATTTCCAGTACTTCCCTAATTATTTCTTCAGTTGTTTTTACTAAAGGTCCAGGGGCTTTTTTCTCAAAATCAAAATAGAAACCACGAAGATTATCCCTATACTCTTCTATATCGTAGACATAAAAAAGCATTGGTCTTTTTAAGTTAGCGTAATCAAAGAACACAGATGAATAATCGGTAATTAACAAATCAGCTATTAAATATAATTCCCGAATATCCTCATACGTTGAAAAATCATAAACAAAATCTTCATATCCTGTAAGGTCTAAATTTTCAGCTACTAAATAATGAAGTCTTAATACAAGTATATATTTTTCATCTAGCTTTTCTTTCATTAGATCTAAATCCATTCGTAGATTAAACTTATATTTCCCCTTTGCATAAAATTGATTATCCCTCCAGGTAGGAGCATATAAGATAATCTTTTTATCTAATGGTAGGTTGTTAGATTTTTTTATATTATTTATGCTTTCTTGGTTATTCGAATTAATTAGAAAATCGTTTCGTGGATAACCAGATTCTATTATCTTTCGTTCAAACTGAAACGCTCTTTTAAATATTTCTGTTGAATATGCATTTGGGGATATAAGGAAATCCCATTTGCTCGATTCTTTTATAAAATTTTCCTTGTATTTTGTGGTATTTGTTCCCGGCATATGAACTTCATCCATATCGGCTGCCAATCTTTTTAAAGGAGTACCATGCCATGTTTGCAAATATTTCGTATGCTTCGGCTTAGGTATCCACAATGGTAATCGACTATTAGAAACCCAAAATTCAGCTCGAGCCATAAGAAGAAGCCATTTTACAGAAAATCGTCTTACCGCTTTAACATTTTTATCTTTAAAAACATGTGTATGTCTTCTATCCATACTCCAATACATATCAAAATTCATCTTATTATTCATCATATATTCATAAATTGCTCTAGGGCTATCACTAAATTGTTTACCATGGAAGCTTTCAAACATAATTGTGTTTTTCTTTCTCGGCAGTTTAGATAATAATGAAAAAACAGCTTTATAAACTCTTCTTAACTCTTTACTTCTTCTAATTTTTATCCACTTTTTCCTCATGGATCTAACCACTTCATTCTTAAAATTATATTTCGATGCTTGAACGGAAAGATATTTCGACTTTTTAGTAGGCTTTACTAAAAACTTTATCTTATGATTATTAAACTCGATAATTTTCTTTTTGGGAAATTTCGATAAATGGTGTAAACGTATTCTAGTACTTCTTAATACATCCATTTGATCTTCATACTGATAATACATAATTAGATAAAATTTAAAATAAACTTTGTTATCTAATTGGTTAATTTCATTTATGAGTTTCTTTAAGTTAACTTCTCCTTTTATTCCTATATCCAAAATATTCGTATTACAATAGTAATTTTTTGCTAAATCCTCTCTTTCATATCTCCTTACAGGCAATTCAATTTCATGTTCATTAAAATTATTAGCCACTACTAATTTTAATTCATTCACTTGTACTTTATTTGTTTTATAGTATGGGGGGAAATTAAAATACCCGGAAAAGGAAAAGTTATCATTCTCTAAATCAACTGTTTCAAATTTAGAACATAAGAAATAATCATTTAGTCTAAAGGATATATTCCCGTTTCTAGTAGTGTAAGGATAAAACATTTTCTTTTCTTTTTCATATATAATTGTTAAAAAGCGAATATTATCATAATTACTTTTTATTCTACTTTTATAAACGTCCTCGCTGTTTTTTTTTCGAACAAGGTATAAATCCCAAATAGTATTTTCTAAAAAGATTTGTTTATAATCATTAAAAGGAATTTCACATCGGAAAATTTGATATTCTTGTACCTCTTGAATTTTAGTATAGTTTAAAGACAACTGATTACTATTATAACGTTCTTCTAATATAAAAAAACACTCTTCTATTTCATGAAGAAAGCTATCTTTTATAGAAACCGAAAAGTCATAAGTATAATTTTTAAGGGTAATATCCAAAATTTGGTTATCCCTTATGTTCTCTAAATCCATGTTACAAATAAGGCTCCTCTCTATTGCATATCTATCAATATTATATGGTGGTTTTTTTTAATTAGCAAACTCTTATCTTTTTTTCTCTTTTTAAACTTATAAGTAAAAAGCCGGAAACGGTATATATTGGATCTACGTCAATATTTCAGGCGCGAAAAAGTCAAGTATGTAGATTTTCCATTTTTTAAGTCGTTTTAGCCAAATGCTACCATGAATGCTTTTACAATTATACCAGCCTAAGCTGTATTGGAAAAATTCAATGGATTTATATATTGAGTTTCTTTTAGCTTTAGATTTTTTTCTGAATTTCAGCTACTTCTTTTAGTGGAAAGTAAATTTTTATCAATACCATCAAACTCGAGTAAAATCCTTAATCCAATTATAAATCGATACTTCGAAAGAACATATTCGCAACTTAGATCTCTAACTAATAACTAGAGTGATATAATTTAATAACCATTTTACAAAACATCTTTATATCCTTCCATTTTTTATGTTTATTTGGACACATCCTTCTCCTAAGATTGATTGTAATACTTAAAACTAAGATGTGTCCATGAAGGGGTATACTAGTATCAAGCTATAAACTTATAAGTTACATGTAATATGGTTATAAAAAATTAAAGTTGGACAAACAGCCCAATAAAGGGTACGTACAGAAAGTACCCCCTATAAATAAAATCGGAAGGTCTATCTCGATCTACTGCAAAAAATAAAACGTTCACTATCTTCTCTTAAAAATTAATTCTTAAGCTATAAACCAATCAAAGTAATATAACAAAAATTTGTAGACTAATTTAATTACTTAGCTATAACATTATGAGACGATTATCTGTTTAACAACATCTATTCTTCAATTTACCAGGAAATACTTTTTATTTCTATACTTCTATTCATCCAATATCTAAGAATCTTTAATAATCCATCAATAAATAACTGAATAGTTCACTTTAAGAAACATACAGACTTTTAATTAAAAGATATTAATTTAATTGTAATCTTCCCTACTGATATATTTCAAGCCAATTTCTTCTATACCTTTCCTCACTAAAGGTTTCCTTTACTTTCAATGCACTTGCAGATAAAGATTTACTAAGATTTTTATCCTCCATTACTCTTATTATTTTTTGTGATAGTTCTTCTCTATTATTTTCTTCAACTATATAGCCATTAACGCCATCTGAAATTATATCTTTTGGCCCATATTTAAAAGCATATGCAATAACTGGTGTACCTGCAGCCATGCTTTCTGTAATAACCATCGCAAATCCTTCTTGTCGAGAAGTTAAAATTGAACAGCTTGCCTCTTTGTATGATTTTTGA
This window harbors:
- a CDS encoding CDP-glycerol glycerophosphotransferase family protein encodes the protein MDLENIRDNQILDITLKNYTYDFSVSIKDSFLHEIEECFFILEERYNSNQLSLNYTKIQEVQEYQIFRCEIPFNDYKQIFLENTIWDLYLVRKKNSEDVYKSRIKSNYDNIRFLTIIYEKEKKMFYPYTTRNGNISFRLNDYFLCSKFETVDLENDNFSFSGYFNFPPYYKTNKVQVNELKLVVANNFNEHEIELPVRRYEREDLAKNYYCNTNILDIGIKGEVNLKKLINEINQLDNKVYFKFYLIMYYQYEDQMDVLRSTRIRLHHLSKFPKKKIIEFNNHKIKFLVKPTKKSKYLSVQASKYNFKNEVVRSMRKKWIKIRRSKELRRVYKAVFSLLSKLPRKKNTIMFESFHGKQFSDSPRAIYEYMMNNKMNFDMYWSMDRRHTHVFKDKNVKAVRRFSVKWLLLMARAEFWVSNSRLPLWIPKPKHTKYLQTWHGTPLKRLAADMDEVHMPGTNTTKYKENFIKESSKWDFLISPNAYSTEIFKRAFQFERKIIESGYPRNDFLINSNNQESINNIKKSNNLPLDKKIILYAPTWRDNQFYAKGKYKFNLRMDLDLMKEKLDEKYILVLRLHYLVAENLDLTGYEDFVYDFSTYEDIRELYLIADLLITDYSSVFFDYANLKRPMLFYVYDIEEYRDNLRGFYFDFEKKAPGPLVKTTEEIIREVLEIERQGFKPSTNTEEFYRKFCYLEDGSASERVVNEVFLK
- the yhfZ gene encoding GntR family transcriptional regulator YhfZ, with amino-acid sequence MWEKFYSKNGLTAKNIAKELIQLETGNKIPRVSDYSKKLSIGRGTVQSALSLLEELRAIKLEARGHLGTFLTNKDNDLLLEIAGIAPLAGSMPLPYSRKYEGLATGLVEVFESAGKKVNLMYMRGDLNRIETVRTKRSDFAIVSKLTAKSVLSKYSNLKVFKEFGANSYVSTHKIFLADPNQSKVQDGMKIGVDMESPDQMKLTFAEFEHRNVEYVNTNYMQLFDMLMSLQIDATIWNADESKMSQTFRSTSFQSPKAIEISKDTSEAVIVIDGDREKEIIEKWPLVETSQILNIQKEVEKGIKIPSY
- a CDS encoding MraY family glycosyltransferase; translated protein: MLKIALLAGVTLLFSLIIPPFIIAISKFLDVKDRPNNRKVHKDPVPTLGGLSIFISFLLGITILQPQSDYHLAIMLGATLVIILGFLDDIFDLPPKFKFVAQIFIASFVVFGGGLQVEFVNLPFGGQIEFGLLSSVITIFWIVGVTNAMNLIDGLDGLAAGVSAIALFTIAGIAVSMGNVYVVTLAFVLFFSTLGFLRYNFFPAKIFMGDTGSLFLGYMISVLALLGFKSVTIVSFLIPVFILAVPISDTLIAMVRRYVNSQPLSSPDSSHLHHRLLQMGFSHKQTVLLIYALSTMFSAAGILFSMATLWGGIVIFVISMVSLQLLIENLELISSNYKPLTNFLKALKHKL
- a CDS encoding ABC transporter permease produces the protein MKSALKVIKEQVDHFYLVRRLSMYELRSNNKSNYLGILWEVLNPSIQIAIYWFVFATLRSRKPIIMNGEEIEFFSWLLAAFFLWTFFYQGIIQGSKSIYTRLKMLSKMNFPMSIIPGYVIFSQFYIHLIMLAISIVILNLSGYLVSIYYLQLIYYIIAALSLIFSLSLITSTLSTIIRDVHMLLNSALRMLLYLSGLLWPLSLLANQFPDIFKILQLNPLYYLIEGYRAALFGTEWHFITHWEYTLIFWGIVIVLFLFGSMLHVKFRRHFIDYL
- a CDS encoding LCP family protein produces the protein MSKMPTQTRIVKRKKRKLRKRAYFILIPLILGFFSVVIYASYLYIKADSVLSNSYEDDGMDKSALRESTVDPSVDNVSVLIMGVDSSDLRKNEDNARTDTLMVATLNKKDKSIKLVSIPRDSYVYIPEVGYESKINHAHAYGGTQATRETVERLLDIPIDYYVKVNFEAFIEVVDAVNGITVDVPYELREQNSKDQANAVHLLPGKQELNGEEALALARTRKLDNDIERGKRQQEIIKAIVKKAVSVNSVLKYDDILEAIGSNMTTNMTFSEMKSFIAYGTEGKRLDFETYTLEGADYQQNGSYYWQLDDTALSETQNMLKRHLDIQ
- a CDS encoding LCP family protein yields the protein MSKNRENIYRVRNHKKKKRKKRLLFLIIPLSLLLIGAASYGIYVYNTAQEAADDSYEGIGRNGEKSKLRDEAVTPIEDNVSVLIIGVDDTVKRDFKGKSRSDALMLATFNKQQKDVNILSIPRDSYVNVPDYGFTKINHAYFYGGPKKTIETVENFLNVPVDYYVRLNFEAFIEIIDTIGGIQYDVPFAINELDSNDNPNAVQLNPGYQTLNGEEALALARTRKYDSKEAATASSILKVDELIKAVGDNMSTNLSFNEMKSFISYGLNNSLAINTINLEGTGTKLNDGLWYYQVDEQSRSAAENQLRDHLNFQTTTPNGQEYTQETSENL
- the tagH gene encoding teichoic acids export ABC transporter ATP-binding subunit TagH, yielding MEKAIIAKNLSKKYKLYKDAKERLLDLIMPKSYGKDFYALADVSFEAEKGDIIGFVGINGSGKSTLSNIIAGIVPETTGSVEINGQASLIAVAAGLKNDLTGRDNIELKLLMLGFNKGEIRKLEPEIIEFAELEEFIDQPVKSYSSGMRSRLGFAISVNVDPDILIIDEALSVGDKAFAEKSLNKMMEFKEKGKTMIFVSHSIGQMRQFCEKILWLEYGMVKDFGSVEDVLPKYEKFLKDYRKMSKQEKKAYRDEAYKKQQEALKSLQL